The following are from one region of the Mannheimia granulomatis genome:
- a CDS encoding TonB-dependent siderophore receptor, with amino-acid sequence MKITKYSLSLITLAIVAPQVLAQTVSEAELDAIDVKEKLAATTGYIPVYTNVATKTLTSLARTPFSINVISDDLMNDQAVRSVTDAVAYTSGMMGGYRGNNALIEISIRGIGNKSDGGTIPTYLNGSRYQTAFEIDPFFLESINVIKGPNSILYGQANPGGVMDIITKRASGNPHRHLQFIVGNHNRYQVGLDVEQNLSETLSARLIGQLERANWNTQFVKEKGGAFAPSLLWKPTTNTELNVYAYYAKKPKAGDRNFLPKEGTINSVNGKKLPYDMFLSDLNYHGLKSEQMQVGYNLSHKFSPNLTFRQNTSYHNGEENFKNLVYWGDTSSVLERRARRWDVKTQEVSLDNQLEFIFNTANINHTLLSGIDYKRVREDLDNYMGIAPDFDWQNPVYGVTIAEPSLFSSEVKHLKQLGVYLQDQMEIGNFDFLLGGRYDQAKNSNQDRLNNKTTNNKEGKFTWRTGLVYNFENGIAPYISYSTSFVPSAEKDVQGNFLKPTTAGQWEVGMKYQPTQDTLLTLAGFKITQKDLANYQWQTRSYEQIGEVETKGIEVSLNQQLSDKFSIAASYAYLKKEITADNDGTTIGKTQWGVPRHQASLWAKYKFFDKLTAGVGVRYMGTTFGNNQNNFTVPAYTLYDMSLAYDFMPNLNLQLNAQNLTNKKYVASCANNFSCFYGKDRNLSATLNYHF; translated from the coding sequence ATGAAAATAACAAAATATTCACTCTCTTTAATCACTTTAGCTATTGTAGCCCCTCAAGTATTAGCACAAACAGTATCTGAAGCAGAATTAGATGCTATTGATGTCAAAGAAAAGTTAGCTGCTACTACCGGTTATATTCCTGTTTATACTAATGTAGCAACTAAAACATTGACCTCTTTGGCTCGCACACCCTTTAGTATCAACGTTATCTCTGATGATTTAATGAATGATCAAGCTGTTCGTTCTGTTACTGATGCTGTGGCTTATACCTCCGGTATGATGGGGGGTTATCGTGGTAACAATGCTCTTATCGAAATATCTATTCGTGGCATTGGTAATAAAAGTGATGGTGGTACAATCCCTACCTATTTAAATGGTTCTCGCTACCAAACCGCATTTGAAATTGATCCGTTCTTCTTAGAAAGTATCAATGTGATTAAAGGTCCAAATTCCATTTTATACGGGCAAGCTAATCCCGGTGGTGTAATGGATATTATCACCAAAAGAGCGAGTGGCAATCCGCATCGCCATTTACAATTTATTGTTGGCAATCATAACCGCTACCAAGTAGGGCTTGATGTAGAACAAAATCTTTCTGAAACGCTATCCGCTCGTTTAATTGGTCAATTGGAAAGAGCAAATTGGAATACACAATTTGTAAAAGAAAAAGGTGGAGCCTTTGCTCCAAGCCTTTTATGGAAACCAACTACAAATACAGAACTTAATGTTTATGCTTACTATGCGAAAAAACCAAAAGCAGGCGATCGTAATTTCTTACCAAAAGAAGGGACGATTAATAGCGTAAACGGGAAAAAGCTCCCCTATGATATGTTCCTAAGCGATCTGAACTATCACGGTTTAAAATCAGAGCAAATGCAAGTGGGCTACAATTTGTCACATAAATTCTCACCAAACCTGACGTTCCGTCAGAATACAAGTTACCATAATGGGGAAGAGAATTTTAAAAATTTAGTGTATTGGGGTGATACCAGCTCAGTTTTAGAGCGTAGAGCTCGCCGTTGGGATGTAAAAACCCAAGAAGTCAGCTTAGATAACCAATTAGAATTTATATTTAACACTGCAAATATAAATCATACCTTGTTATCCGGCATTGATTATAAACGAGTACGTGAAGATCTTGATAACTATATGGGGATTGCTCCTGATTTTGATTGGCAGAACCCAGTTTATGGCGTGACTATTGCAGAGCCTAGCTTATTTTCAAGTGAAGTAAAGCATTTAAAACAACTTGGCGTTTATCTACAAGATCAAATGGAAATTGGCAACTTTGACTTCCTATTAGGTGGTCGTTACGATCAAGCAAAAAATAGCAATCAAGATCGTCTGAACAATAAAACAACGAATAACAAAGAAGGCAAATTTACTTGGCGTACCGGGTTAGTTTACAACTTTGAAAACGGTATTGCCCCGTATATCAGCTATAGTACCTCTTTTGTACCATCAGCCGAAAAAGATGTTCAAGGAAATTTCTTAAAACCAACTACTGCAGGGCAATGGGAAGTGGGAATGAAATACCAACCAACCCAAGACACCTTGCTCACCTTGGCAGGATTTAAAATTACACAAAAAGATTTAGCAAATTATCAATGGCAAACTCGCTCTTACGAACAAATTGGTGAAGTAGAAACCAAAGGAATTGAAGTGAGTTTAAATCAGCAATTATCCGATAAATTTTCAATAGCGGCTTCTTATGCTTACTTGAAAAAAGAAATTACTGCAGATAATGATGGTACTACGATTGGAAAAACACAATGGGGAGTTCCTCGCCATCAAGCATCACTTTGGGCAAAATATAAATTCTTTGATAAGCTAACCGCCGGTGTAGGTGTACGCTATATGGGAACGACTTTTGGTAATAACCAAAATAATTTTACTGTACCGGCATACACACTTTACGATATGTCACTGGCTTATGATTTTATGCCTAATTTGAACTTACAGCTCAACGCTCAAAATCTGACTAATAAAAAATATGTCGCAAGTTGTGCCAATAATTTTTCCTGTTTCTATGGAAAAGATCGCAATTTAAGTGCAACCTTAAACTATCATTTTTAA
- a CDS encoding alpha/beta hydrolase-fold protein, with protein MKKTTACIISFLVSSVLYANNMTIELKQNDFVQGKLIQKAEQPLSLSIVFPDKSSRLLAKNVFGEQDFMFKSEQNGIATFSILGNGSTVSDQDFTLTIERHIPISAQIAPPKVIENTQLEELRQKIVENPEKQTALINDFWDKVKQVGTPLIEPLDEQQSRVTFLWRGAKQNVRIWGGVSTEHDFMERFGETDLWYKSYVVPNDTLVEYRLSPDIPTLPVDEYTQRRALLATAQADPLNKIPYFEKIGQNLQNTDKFNYYSLVKLAKAPTQSYLLEESNTAKGTMQELVFDSAKLGNKRRLFAYLPANFSVENTYPVLYLFDGVEYTERVPTKTILDNMIAQKVIPPTVAVFIENPSSESRRIELPANPIFTKILAEEIVPFAEKSIGVKAKERIISGSSYGGLSSAYTVLNYSHIFNKALILSVFILVET; from the coding sequence ATGAAAAAAACGACCGCTTGTATTATTAGTTTCTTAGTTTCATCTGTGCTTTATGCGAACAATATGACAATTGAGCTTAAACAAAACGATTTTGTTCAAGGAAAATTAATTCAGAAGGCTGAGCAGCCTCTTTCATTATCTATTGTTTTTCCTGATAAAAGCTCTCGCCTGCTAGCTAAAAATGTCTTTGGCGAACAAGATTTTATGTTTAAATCCGAACAAAACGGTATTGCTACTTTTTCTATTTTAGGTAATGGCTCAACTGTTTCAGACCAAGATTTCACATTAACGATTGAACGTCATATCCCAATCTCGGCACAAATTGCTCCACCTAAAGTGATTGAAAATACACAGCTTGAAGAACTCAGACAAAAAATTGTAGAAAATCCTGAAAAACAGACCGCTTTAATTAACGATTTTTGGGACAAAGTAAAACAAGTTGGTACGCCACTGATTGAACCATTGGACGAACAGCAAAGCCGAGTAACCTTTTTATGGCGTGGAGCAAAACAAAATGTTCGTATTTGGGGTGGTGTTTCAACCGAACACGATTTTATGGAGCGCTTTGGCGAAACCGATTTATGGTATAAAAGCTATGTCGTGCCTAATGACACTTTGGTTGAATATCGCCTTTCGCCAGATATTCCAACCTTACCTGTGGATGAATATACCCAACGAAGAGCCTTGCTTGCAACAGCACAAGCCGATCCGCTAAACAAAATACCTTACTTTGAGAAAATTGGGCAAAATCTACAAAATACAGATAAGTTTAACTACTATTCTCTTGTTAAATTAGCAAAAGCCCCAACACAGTCTTATCTGCTTGAGGAGTCAAATACCGCAAAAGGCACAATGCAAGAATTGGTTTTCGATAGTGCAAAACTTGGAAATAAACGCCGATTATTTGCCTATTTGCCAGCGAATTTTAGTGTTGAAAACACCTATCCGGTTCTCTACCTGTTTGATGGTGTAGAATACACCGAACGTGTGCCAACTAAAACTATTTTAGATAATATGATCGCTCAGAAAGTGATTCCGCCTACAGTGGCAGTTTTTATTGAAAACCCATCGAGTGAATCAAGACGCATTGAGCTACCGGCCAACCCAATTTTTACCAAAATATTAGCGGAAGAAATTGTCCCCTTTGCCGAAAAATCCATTGGTGTGAAAGCAAAAGAGCGGATTATCAGCGGTTCTAGCTACGGCGGATTATCTTCGGCTTATACAGTGCTAAATTATTCTCATATATTTAACAAAGCACTGATTTTATCAGTGTTCATTTTGGTGGAAACCTAA
- a CDS encoding sulfurtransferase TusA family protein: protein MQYSLNLTGYSCPLPLFMAKKAMTDLKKGDSLEVVLNQQSSLADFELLAKEQGWLCEIQAVENRMIFAIP from the coding sequence ATGCAGTATTCCTTGAATTTAACAGGCTATTCCTGCCCATTGCCATTATTTATGGCTAAAAAAGCGATGACCGATCTTAAAAAAGGTGACAGCTTGGAGGTTGTACTTAATCAGCAGAGTAGCCTTGCTGATTTTGAATTACTTGCCAAAGAGCAAGGTTGGCTTTGTGAGATACAAGCGGTTGAAAATCGGATGATTTTTGCAATTCCTTAG
- a CDS encoding toxin-antitoxin system YwqK family antitoxin, with amino-acid sequence MKKILFSSLFLISEMVNSQMVMANVNVPSGALHQDPSLCSYGYNTNCNSSSSSQQNQSNSNRYYQYPYDDYCEARPKGGKICQHNYRGMQHIHHIAEYDVKGNVIYHRGYYFDGMTVKFEANYDSKGNRQGIYKRYHENGQLEGSGNYVNDELHGEYRNFDKNGRLIRIEKYNHGILESATDYSNK; translated from the coding sequence ATGAAAAAAATTCTTTTTTCTTCTCTTTTCTTAATTTCAGAGATGGTTAATTCGCAAATGGTAATGGCAAATGTAAATGTACCTTCTGGGGCATTACATCAAGATCCAAGTCTATGCTCTTATGGTTATAATACTAACTGCAATTCAAGCTCCTCATCTCAACAAAATCAATCTAATTCTAATAGATACTATCAATATCCTTATGACGATTACTGTGAAGCTCGTCCGAAAGGAGGAAAAATCTGCCAACATAATTACCGTGGAATGCAACATATCCACCATATTGCTGAATATGATGTTAAAGGTAATGTGATTTATCATCGTGGTTATTATTTCGATGGAATGACAGTTAAATTTGAAGCAAACTATGATTCAAAAGGAAATAGACAAGGCATATATAAACGCTATCACGAAAATGGACAGCTAGAGGGTAGTGGTAATTATGTTAATGATGAATTACACGGTGAATACCGTAATTTTGACAAGAATGGACGACTTATTCGAATTGAAAAATATAATCATGGTATTTTAGAGTCAGCTACCGATTATAGTAATAAATAA
- a CDS encoding hemerythrin domain-containing protein, with translation MQQLEPQAFASWAEPIDMLYACHGKVKSFCKQLQILPDYLEKNGVNQAVKNDVQQILNYFNISAPLHHADEEDDFFPELIKVQPQAKADVDELERQHEHLHKNWDDLSEQLRELLAGTRENVDRALIARFVAGYDEHIAIEEPLFELGREHLEQDKLSAMGKVMAERRKL, from the coding sequence ATGCAACAACTCGAACCACAAGCATTTGCAAGCTGGGCTGAGCCGATTGATATGCTTTATGCTTGTCACGGTAAAGTAAAAAGCTTCTGCAAACAGCTTCAAATTTTGCCTGATTATCTTGAGAAAAACGGCGTGAACCAAGCAGTGAAAAATGATGTTCAGCAAATCCTGAACTATTTTAATATTTCAGCTCCGCTTCATCATGCTGATGAAGAAGATGATTTTTTCCCTGAACTTATCAAAGTTCAGCCGCAAGCAAAAGCAGATGTGGATGAATTAGAGCGTCAGCACGAGCATTTGCACAAAAATTGGGACGATTTATCTGAACAGTTGAGAGAGTTACTAGCAGGTACGCGTGAAAATGTGGATCGTGCTTTGATTGCTCGTTTTGTTGCAGGCTACGATGAACACATCGCCATTGAAGAACCGTTATTTGAGCTTGGGCGTGAGCATTTAGAGCAAGATAAACTATCGGCAATGGGTAAAGTGATGGCAGAACGCCGTAAACTATAA
- the tgt gene encoding tRNA guanosine(34) transglycosylase Tgt gives MKYELKKTSGNARRGRLTFSRPKGEYHVETPAFMPVGTYGTVKGMTPEEVAATGAQILLGNTFHLWLRPGQEVMRMHGDLHDFMQWHGPILTDSGGFQVFSLGKLRKIKEEGVTFQNPISGEKIFLSPEKSMEIQYDLGSDIVMIFDECTPYPATFDYAKKSMEMSLRWAKRSRDRFDELENPNALFGIIQGGIYEELRKVSVEKLVEIGFDGYAVGGLAVGEPKEDMHRILEYVCPQIPVDKPRYLMGVGKPEDLVEGVRRGIDMFDCVMPTRNARNGHLFVTNGIVKIRNAKYRNDTAPLDPECDCYTCKNYTKAYLYHLDKCGEILGARLNTIHNLRYYQRLMAEIRQAIEDDRFDDFVIEFYARIGKEVPPLQSEINK, from the coding sequence ATGAAGTATGAATTAAAAAAAACAAGCGGCAATGCACGCCGTGGACGCTTAACATTCTCTCGCCCTAAAGGCGAATATCATGTTGAAACCCCAGCCTTTATGCCGGTGGGTACTTATGGTACGGTTAAAGGTATGACCCCTGAAGAGGTGGCTGCAACAGGTGCTCAAATTTTACTGGGTAATACTTTCCACCTTTGGCTTCGTCCGGGGCAAGAAGTAATGAGAATGCACGGTGATTTACATGATTTTATGCAATGGCACGGTCCAATTTTGACCGACTCCGGTGGATTCCAAGTATTTAGTTTAGGCAAATTACGCAAAATTAAAGAAGAAGGGGTAACTTTCCAAAACCCAATTAGTGGGGAGAAAATTTTCCTTTCACCTGAAAAATCAATGGAAATTCAGTATGATCTCGGTTCTGATATTGTGATGATTTTTGATGAATGTACCCCTTATCCGGCAACCTTTGATTATGCAAAAAAATCAATGGAAATGTCGTTACGTTGGGCGAAACGTTCACGCGACCGCTTTGATGAATTAGAAAATCCAAATGCGCTGTTTGGTATTATTCAAGGTGGAATTTACGAAGAACTACGTAAGGTTTCGGTGGAAAAATTAGTCGAGATCGGCTTTGATGGCTATGCGGTCGGTGGTTTAGCCGTTGGTGAGCCAAAAGAAGATATGCACCGTATTTTAGAATACGTTTGCCCGCAAATTCCGGTAGATAAGCCCCGTTACTTAATGGGGGTTGGCAAGCCGGAAGATTTAGTGGAAGGTGTTCGCCGTGGCATTGATATGTTTGACTGCGTAATGCCAACCCGTAACGCACGTAACGGCCACTTATTTGTGACCAATGGTATTGTGAAAATTCGTAATGCAAAATACCGTAATGACACGGCACCACTTGATCCGGAATGTGATTGCTATACCTGTAAAAATTACACCAAAGCTTATTTATATCATTTAGATAAATGTGGTGAAATTTTAGGGGCGAGATTAAACACTATTCACAATTTACGTTATTACCAACGCTTAATGGCAGAAATTCGCCAAGCAATTGAAGATGATCGTTTTGATGATTTTGTGATTGAGTTCTATGCTCGAATCGGTAAAGAGGTGCCACCGTTACAGTCTGAAATTAACAAATAA
- a CDS encoding DUF1439 domain-containing protein, which translates to MKILRKLTILLLSSTAMLNAKADLLRISEQEVNNYLATKLAEKVPLKDKVGIPQLFELDYHLHSLSSQIGRTEDKKVAISGVVDGILKARGKKYDASITLNMDTTPYYDSQKGALFLKDIRLLNWSATPSKYQSELQMFLPVLVDGLNSFLSNNPVYTLDESKAQEAMVKKFGKAIVVENGSIKLETTIF; encoded by the coding sequence ATGAAAATTTTACGTAAACTGACTATTTTATTACTTTCTTCAACTGCAATGCTTAACGCTAAAGCCGATTTACTTCGCATAAGTGAACAAGAAGTTAATAATTATTTAGCAACTAAGCTCGCTGAAAAAGTGCCATTAAAAGACAAAGTTGGAATCCCCCAATTATTTGAATTGGATTACCACCTTCACTCTCTCTCAAGCCAAATTGGTAGAACAGAGGATAAAAAAGTAGCTATTTCCGGTGTAGTTGATGGGATATTAAAAGCCAGAGGGAAAAAATATGATGCCTCTATTACTTTGAATATGGATACGACTCCCTATTATGATTCACAAAAAGGCGCATTATTTCTGAAAGATATTAGATTACTTAATTGGTCTGCAACGCCGTCAAAATACCAAAGCGAACTGCAAATGTTCTTACCGGTCTTAGTCGATGGTCTAAATAGCTTCCTCAGTAACAATCCAGTCTATACATTAGATGAAAGTAAAGCTCAAGAAGCGATGGTAAAAAAATTCGGTAAAGCTATCGTGGTCGAAAATGGAAGTATCAAATTAGAAACGACTATTTTTTAA
- the cspD gene encoding cold shock domain-containing protein CspD, which produces MDIGIVKWFNNVKGFGFITSEVCESDIFAHFSEIKTEGYRSLKVGQKVQFELVQGERGASAANILPVDEKAS; this is translated from the coding sequence ATGGATATCGGTATTGTTAAATGGTTTAACAACGTAAAAGGATTTGGTTTTATTACATCAGAAGTATGCGAAAGCGATATTTTTGCTCATTTTTCTGAAATTAAAACCGAAGGATATCGATCATTAAAAGTTGGACAAAAAGTACAATTTGAATTAGTTCAAGGAGAACGTGGTGCATCTGCTGCGAATATTCTCCCGGTTGATGAAAAAGCATCATAA
- a CDS encoding DMT family transporter — protein sequence MFSHFIFINLLYVFGIGLNIVFLRFLSLHFDPLNNNGVRFLAGSVVLLLLILWRFRSSLIQLARSPKLIAITLFVGLMMSANMYFWLKGVKITNAVTASIFGVLAMPFGVIIAAIFFQDERQKIKYKAFWFGSLLTIIGSLGFVWYGKTLAIEEGFLLGSFFLFLSIVIRNIQNLMVKFSKGLNVFTLSCVTSLTTSFSSLLLSQQAGKFDEIFTTPSWLMFCLIAVGIYAILVGMVLTFHIIQTQGLVTYQVLELLMPVSTAIMAYLILGEHISLMQIVFAFIVILGASIALRLVKFQKK from the coding sequence TTGTTCAGTCATTTTATTTTCATTAATCTTCTTTATGTTTTCGGTATCGGACTAAATATTGTTTTTCTACGTTTTTTAAGTCTACATTTTGATCCACTTAATAATAATGGTGTGCGTTTTTTAGCCGGCAGTGTGGTTTTATTGCTCCTTATTTTATGGCGATTTCGCTCATCACTTATCCAGCTTGCCCGTAGCCCTAAATTAATTGCTATTACTCTGTTTGTAGGGTTAATGATGTCAGCCAATATGTATTTTTGGTTGAAAGGTGTAAAAATTACCAATGCCGTCACAGCCTCCATTTTCGGAGTGCTGGCTATGCCTTTTGGCGTAATTATCGCAGCAATCTTCTTTCAAGATGAACGACAAAAAATAAAATACAAAGCCTTTTGGTTCGGTTCATTACTTACTATTATCGGATCACTTGGCTTTGTCTGGTATGGCAAAACACTCGCGATTGAAGAGGGATTTCTGCTTGGTTCATTTTTTCTCTTTCTGTCGATTGTTATTCGAAATATCCAAAATTTAATGGTTAAATTTAGTAAAGGGCTGAATGTCTTTACTCTAAGTTGTGTAACCTCTCTCACCACCTCTTTTTCCAGCTTGTTACTGAGCCAACAAGCGGGTAAATTCGATGAAATTTTTACCACTCCAAGCTGGCTAATGTTCTGTTTAATCGCAGTCGGTATTTACGCTATTCTGGTTGGAATGGTATTAACTTTCCACATCATCCAGACTCAAGGATTAGTCACTTACCAAGTACTTGAGCTACTTATGCCCGTTTCAACCGCGATTATGGCTTATCTCATACTTGGCGAGCATATCTCCTTAATGCAGATTGTTTTTGCCTTTATTGTGATTTTAGGGGCAAGTATCGCTCTCAGATTAGTAAAATTTCAGAAAAAATAG